The Capsicum annuum cultivar UCD-10X-F1 chromosome 1, UCD10Xv1.1, whole genome shotgun sequence sequence TCTAAAATCCACTCATTGTTAGAACAAGAAATATTTTCGGTTACTAAAAATATTATTCCTTCAATCTCATCAGCAGCAACACTTACTTCAGCGGTGTCGAAATTTTCgtgcttatttttcttttcccttGTTTTACAACTTAGGACAATTAAACTTGATATGGCCTTTTTTTATGACAGTAATAACACACTAAATTACTAAATTTAGACTTTTCATTAGATCTACTCCTGACAAATAAATCGGACGCCTGATTTTCACTACCTTCTCCGATAATATCTCTATCTATCTGATCTTTAGATTTCATcatagatttaatttttttataagagATAGTTTCTTTCCCATAAAGTATAGTATCTCTAAAACTTCTTAAAGGAGTGGGGTAGGGAACATATTAGCAAAACAGCTTGATCTTCTTCCTCAACCTTGACATCTATATTACTTAAATCCATAAGAATGAAATCAAAGGCATCAAAATGTGACAGTAGGGGAAGTATTTTCATCCATACGAATTGTATAAAGCTTTTGCTTCAGGTAGAATCTATTCTCTACCGTCAGGCTTTTCAACTTTTTCCGCATGCCTTTGACAGTGGTTTTCGAAGCTACTTTACGTAATACATCATCAGAGAGATTTAGTATAATACTAGATCTCGCCTTTTTATCAAGGCTATCAAACTCCTCGTCTGtcattttttctgaaattttctccTTTCCTTGCAGTGCCATATCTGAACCATCCTGAACTAGGATAGCTTCCATTTTCAACTGCCACATACAAAGTTTGCACTTCGATCAAATTTCTCAACATAAATCTTTGTAATTGTCATGGTGACTACTAAGACAAAATCAAGAttaacctcgctctgataccaatttgttaggaTCGAGAATCTCGAATAgtgcaaaattaaataaagtaatCGTTTGAAGACGATAACAAAACGATAATAACgataagttgagaaaataaaagaggcacaaatttaacgtggttcggtCAACTTGACCTACGTCCACAACCAAAAGAGAAGCAACTTCACTAAATACCAACGGAACAAAAAGAGTACAAAGatacaaaagagagtacaaaattagagtaattaaataCTTTAATAGCCCAAATACCCAAAAGAATAACCTCACAAAGATCACTCCAAAGAAGAGGTTCACTCAAAGTATTTTCCAACACAACTCTCTTATAAATACTctctacaaagaagaaaacaaacacaactaAATCTTCTTCAAATGTTGGTGTTCTTCTCTAAATGATATATTTCAAAGAGGGTGAAAATACCTCTATTTATAGGCACAAAACAAACCTAAGTAGATGTCATCAATGACATCAACACACTACTTTGCCAACCAAATTTGACAAGAAACAAATTGCATGCAATGTTGGACTAGCCAACCAAATTTGACAAAGCTAACAAATGATCTTGCAAGTGCTTGGTAGCAACTTTGTTTGACCAAGTGTGAAtccaagaaacaaacaaaaggCCGCATTACAGCCGGCAATTGATTCATCACCGTAGCTGTTACTCCGGCGGATTTTTGACTGGAAAATGGATTCGTCGAAAGTGGATTTTTCGGCGACGGTGAAATTCGGGTGAAGTCCATTCGATGAGAAGCGGgaaattgaaagagaaattggATTAAGAGATATTTATAGTTAGGTTTTTCGCGCGGGAATGATGACATGGATGATGACGTGTCGTCTATGCCAGGTCAGATTTTGGCGCCAAGTTTCTGATGGGTTGGGGCATACTATTGGTATTTGCTAACGGAGAAGGCCCATTGGAGCATCGTATGTATTTGAAATTTTGGCCCAATAGTTACGTGATCCATGATTGGGTCATTTGCATTTTGgcaaaacaacataaatcccgacagttgaagcttaattacaaaaaaaatcaacattttatataattattgaaaatctcaATTCTAGATcgattgagatacataattagctttcgatacatAATTAATTCCCGATACATATTGGAACCGTCTTGAACTTGTCTTCAACGTCGTTTCACCAAACCATTGGACCTttgaaccgtaagctctgataccacttgttggattcaaaatcgagagggcgtcatgcggaagttaatagtttgcaaatcaagaccgtgataattcagatgacaaataaaaatatactaaaaacatattattgatattatttaacCAAATATTGACCtacacatgaaaactaatattaaagaaaacataaaactattgggagaaaatctctccctaCACAAGAATCACAaacgactatattgtggatgctactgtattattgtatgagaagggagggtcttctatttatagagttccaaaaacTTTGCCTCGAAAGAagtttgtcaaatatgaaaaagttttatatatttttttcagaaaaaataaaatttaaatctggTAAAAAAATCAATGCAAAAACCCGACTCGACTTGTGGAATTATACTGAAAGTAATTTTTGTTGTACCTTTTTTTGTATATAATCAAAGGTAAAATGTAGAATAAAGGATCAGATTTGTTTACACTTTATCCTTTACCGGCTCAACTTGACTTACGGGCTTGAGTTGTCGAAATATACTGAAAATGATTTTATCGTTCGACCTTTTTTGTATAAGAAAAGGAATAACTAAAGGTGAAATGTAGTAGAGTTTCTTCgagcttttttttctttactttccttTTCTTGATGCATGGtttcagtggcggagccaggctTTTGGTTAAAggtgttcatatttttccttgggcaaagaactgtttaaaaaataaagaaaataaagcactgcTACACCTGCCAAGGTCAAATCCGGGTTGTTGATGCggaaatgcacactcttgaccactggactatgctgcttgtcaagggtgtgcaacaacatgtatataaccataaatatctatatttaacctatatactctaaaaaaaattccaacgaagggtgttcatctgaccactCTTCGTTggttgtggctccgccactgcatGGTTTGTATACATGAAGAAGGGATGAAAAATAAATGTAATTCAGTTCTGTGCATGAAGCattttgtgttatatatatatatatatatatatatatatatatatatatatatatattcataaagtATTTTGTGTTAAATAGATGTAATTTAATTTAGTGCATGGAGCATTTTGTGTTATGTAAGGATGAAGTATTTCGTGTGCATGGAGTAAtttgattttaggaaaaaattgcaCTGGTAAAGGGTAgaatatcctttttcttttaacaCGCAGGCGAATTGAGTGTGTCATGTATTTGTCTTTTAAGTCtaattattattgtatattaatttgagatttataaaaatttataatataaattataaattgtgaatGTGCATGTGTTTAATACAAATATTAATGGTTGATTCTGCTATTGAAATGAAATCATAAAAAGATAACATTTCAGGCTAtcgtttatttttacttttatctcTACTAAAAATTTGGATctcaaaaaatctcatttttttaaattgGGGTTTCAACCAACTGAGCTACTAAAATTTTCTTCGAGAAACTCATAATGAATTTAGTCGATCTTTAGATGCATGTGAACATGTTTCAAAGAAATGTTGCAATGAAAGAATACTTTGCTAAAgtattaaaaagataaaagagaaTTGTGATGGGGTTGATAAAAGGACTTTATCTATGTAACTCAGAAATGTAATCATTTTAACAAAAGTTTTATTTTAATCCTACAACCAGGTGGAACCAATTAAAGACAGGGTTGGGATCGACCTTCTATTTCGATGAATAATGTTTTGAAAGGATTTACTAACATATATAATTGATACgagtaattttatcatattttttttaaaatataataaatttaacgTTTTAATAAATGCATTAGATAATTAATCGTATTAATTGTTAAGCATAAAATGGGTAGAAATAGGTTGATAATtcattgattttataaactgaaCAAGTATTATTGCACATCTTAAAATAGAAAAGTGGACAAATAGAGATGAACTGTGGAGTATCTTAATGCCACAATTCTGTTTTGGGATTCTTTGAAAATATCGCCCAGTGTgtgttgaatttttcaaatattatagaTATTTAGACTATCCAACACACTCCACGAGCGTAGTATCAATTTTGGAGAGTTCAAACAACATAGATGAAAAGGACACAAAGCATCATTCACATGAAATTCTAGATGCAACAAAAGGACCTCCCAAAATTTTCTTGCAACTTCATGTCGCTCAGATTCTTCAAAAATTTCGCCTAGTGTGTGTCGGATTCTACAGAAGCATGCATtcttggagaatccgacacgatGAGAGTAACATTTTTGGAGAATTTGAACAACAAAGATGAAAAATGACACAAGCACCTTTCACCTGAAAATAGATCAAGTTAGTTATATCTCTCTTCAAAAATCCGTTATGGTGGATCATATGAATATACACATTTATAAAAAAAGGGCagccggtgcactaaagcttccgctatgcACGGGGGATCGGGGGAAGGGCCGAACCACAAGAATCTATTTTACGTAACCTCACCATACATATCTGCAAAATGTTGTTTCCACGGCTttaacccgtgacctcctggtcacttGGCAGCAATGAAGCTAAGGTTCAGTGTTTGGCAGCCTGCTCAGTACCGAGTGTTCTGGTTTGTGCTCACATTCAAAATCAAGGTGAACGAATGCTCGTTCAACTTCGGGGAGTTTCTCGAGCTTTATTTGCAGAGTTTCTCCGACGTTATGTGCTTCTTTCAGAGGCAAGTCTTCCGGGAGTTCAATATCAACCTACGTCAAGAAAAGTAAAGAAGTCTCAAATCGACAGAAAAGAAAATCGCTATGCTATAAGAAATTTTTAGGAGATTACTGACCTCTACAAAGTACAAGACGCCAAATGTGTATGCGCGAACTGTATCAATACGCTTTACTTGAGGGTGTCTTATAACAAGATATGTTAACTTTTGCAAGTATTCTGGCGGGGCTGACTGTCCTACCAATGACACTACATGAAGAACAACATCGTTCAGGATAGAATTGGACATAGTATAATCATGACGATACCAAGTAACATCAAAGAATTCTTCGGTACATTATTTGACAATGTATTTCGAGCAGATATAGAACCAAGCATAACGAGATGTTTTAATAGAACATTCAGCTTTTAGTCAGGCTATCGATGCAGATTGAGCTCAGCAGGAAGCACACTTGCAGCGTTCATTATCATGGTACGTTTTTTCCTTGATGAAACCAATTAGTTTTTCCTTAATCGATCTCAGATTAAAGAGAAGCTTTGGTTTGCTGAATCACAGACCGAAAAGGAAAAACTGAACATGTAAAGAAATGGAGCAATCATAGTACTTTTTTAATACTTTTTCGAGTTATTTCATTGGGAtaagcccggtgcactaaagcttccgtTATGCGCAGGGTCCTTGGGAGATCTTGGAAATGGGGGTGAGAACGGCAAGTATACTCTTGCCCTCATTACCAATTCTCGCCATTAAACTACCTAATATCAGTTATCATTCAAAAAGTATCACCTCGAAACAAAAATGAGACTATACCTGCATTTTCCAAAACAGTTCCCGACCAGTTGGTGATGGTATAAAGTGCAAGAATAATGGCACCAACAGGATCAATCCACCAGTAGAACTTATCACCAAGTACAGCCGCTACCAATCCGACTACATTCGTAACCACGTCAAAATAGTGGTCCTGAAGAAAGTTTCTTCTAGTTAGGAGCCTAAACGATCAGGATACTGATGCCAAAAACAGAACGCAGAAGACACTACACACACCTTTGCATAAGCACGGACAATGCTGTTTCCTGAGCTTCTGCAGTATAGCCAAAGAGCAAGTTTTATCATTGTGGCCGTTATCATGATACCATACAACCAGACAAGCTGATCCGATGTCATCTTTTCAGGAGATTTATTTTCGAGTAGCTTTTCAACTGCCTGAATCAACACCTGAAAGCCTAAAAAGGAATAAACGTGAGTACGGTGACAGACTGTTTTAACAGATACTTCTCTAATAATAGAGCCCCCAACGAATGTAATGATTCTTAGATTATAATGCAAATACGATGAAAAGGTAAGCATGTCAAAGGAGATCACCTACCAAGTGTAGCCATAACAGCAGCAAAGATAATGATTCCTACTGGCTGCACTCGCAACTTCCCTATAGGATATTTATAGATGTTGATATTTTTCATTGACAGGTGACTGAGCCACAGTATGCCACCAGCCATGAGATCAAGTAAGGAATCCAACGTAGATGCAGCAATAGCTAGGGAACCACTTTTCACCGTGGCAAAGATCTGCAAGATGAAATATAGTTACTACTTCCATTACAGAAAAATGCATAAAACATCTTTGCTACAGGCATTGATCTCCAAGGTGCAAGATGTGTTACTAGAGCCATTACACGAAAAACTGCATAATCACCATCTTTACAAACAAATTTCAAAACGATGCCGGAATAGCACTTTTTGTTTTTTGATAACTATGGTATTTGGGCTAGCTTAcgcacacctcgactaattaCACAAGATAATTGCTACCTCCCACTAGTACAAGTACCACATGACTCTGTCCACCAAGAGTTAGACAGATaagaagaaatcacctaatgtttGCTGGAGGCAAAAACACTTTGTAGTGACAGAAGCATatgcaattgaaattatatacTCACAACTATCCTAGATTCATCGACTGTCAATTAGGAATAACAGAAGTGTATGCAACCACAAAGGAAAACAGCCAATTCATATATGAGGTACAAGAAGTAAGATATGCGAGTTTAGAGTTTCCTCATTCTCGGATCTTGAGGTCAACTGAGCATGTAAATCGTGTTACCTTAAAAGCCAGTAACAAAACATTTGCATAATTGGAGATCTGCATTGCCCTCTCATCTTGATTTTGTTCTTCAAGACCCTCATCATCAATGAAATCAGACGCCACAATGGAATCAACTTCTTCAAATGACTTCAAGGTCTCGAATTGTTTTTCGTAGTAATCTTTTTCTCCTGTGGAACGAAAAAACCCtcaaaaaacgaaaaaaaagagtgatgaaaatacaacaaagaaagtaaaactgCGTTTGAAGGTTACTACTAGCTTGGTTATAGATAACCAGTAATTTGATATACTTTTAAATCCTTCAAAGTCTAGTGAGTCTAGGATCTACCATATATCCTACGGGTTCACGTGAAGCCAACAGCTTTTGTTCAGACCCTATATAATGTAATAAGGAATCCACTAAATATCTATAAACATTTGTTTGTTAACTCCGTTACTGGTGCATAATAACTTGAGGTTGTGGTAGAAGCTCATAAACTtcaaatcctggatccgcctctggtTGTTGATAAACTAACCTCTCTTCAAACCTTATAATCACCATTTCCGAACTCAAACCATGTCTGACACGGAGGAGGATGGAAGGGAACGGAAAAAGAGGTATAACCAAGTATAACTATGGGTTTTAAGAGTCCTTAAAGTCAAATGGAACCAAACACTATTTTTATCAAGGAT is a genomic window containing:
- the LOC107875073 gene encoding metal tolerance protein 4 isoform X2: MEGEEFKNEQKTPLLDGWKHSRIGRRNSVTSMRGDFLARLPEKVISCVNIDVESSSSTSNIDISKSSCLSKGEKDYYEKQFETLKSFEEVDSIVASDFIDDEGLEEQNQDERAMQISNYANVLLLAFKIFATVKSGSLAIAASTLDSLLDLMAGGILWLSHLSMKNINIYKYPIGKLRVQPVGIIIFAAVMATLGFQVLIQAVEKLLENKSPEKMTSDQLVWLYGIMITATMIKLALWLYCRSSGNSIVRAYAKDHYFDVVTNVVGLVAAVLGDKFYWWIDPVGAIILALYTITNWSGTVLENAVSLVGQSAPPEYLQKLTYLVIRHPQVKRIDTVRAYTFGVLYFVEVDIELPEDLPLKEAHNVGETLQIKLEKLPEVERAFVHLDFECEHKPEHSVLSRLPNTEP
- the LOC107875073 gene encoding metal tolerance protein 4 isoform X1 — its product is MEGEELKNEQKKPLLDGRKLSESNGISSRNSVTSMRGDFLARLPEKVKSCVNVDVESSSTSNIDFCKTSCLSKGEKDYYEKQFETLKSFEEVDSIVASDFIDDEGLEEQNQDERAMQISNYANVLLLAFKIFATVKSGSLAIAASTLDSLLDLMAGGILWLSHLSMKNINIYKYPIGKLRVQPVGIIIFAAVMATLGFQVLIQAVEKLLENKSPEKMTSDQLVWLYGIMITATMIKLALWLYCRSSGNSIVRAYAKDHYFDVVTNVVGLVAAVLGDKFYWWIDPVGAIILALYTITNWSGTVLENAVSLVGQSAPPEYLQKLTYLVIRHPQVKRIDTVRAYTFGVLYFVEVDIELPEDLPLKEAHNVGETLQIKLEKLPEVERAFVHLDFECEHKPEHSVLSRLPNTEP